One part of the Hirundo rustica isolate bHirRus1 chromosome 11, bHirRus1.pri.v3, whole genome shotgun sequence genome encodes these proteins:
- the ADCY7 gene encoding adenylate cyclase type 7 isoform X3, translating to MPAKGKYFFNESDDRRISDPLYEKYRYTSQQQPLLLLLLFIAILVWTTLIIIFFITAEAHSHLAFIIAVCAALAVFAVMYLLLCMESLFRRWLTLFGGMVWICFLTVGYVSLFEKGSDYQLWEQVPFFLFIIFTVYTMLPFGMRGAVIISVISALSHIIVLSTVVSVTSQENKESFLFQLLANAVIFLCGNFVGAFHKRQMQVASWDLYRYTLKCIQVRMKLKIEKRQQENLLLSILPAHISMEMKLAIIERLKETNDNRQMHDNNFHSLYVKRHQNVSILYADIVGFTRLASDCSPKELVVMLNELFGKFDQIAKENECMRIKILGDCYYCVSGLPVSLPVHARNCVKMGLDMCEAIKQVREATGVDINMRVGIHSGNVLCGVIGLRKWQYDVWSHDVSLANRMESAGVPGRVHITEATLNHLGKAYEVEEGNGHLRDPYLESMNIKTYLVVDPRSKQRLSSSHLPKTRVNDGLKMRASVRMTRYLESWGAARPFAHLSHRDSVSSDCSGSQGRRRKDIPLSSTGRQRTSDRNSSQKGRMEEDIYDEMMSTIEGLNSTTPWCGKSDDFCGLSLIFAEPGLEKEYRNIPILKLKSYFVCASFVFLCIFVIQMLIMPKTAELGISFGVVAVIIVLILFVCFAEKCLKCCSDQWPLLRHLCAVSEKVETMPLLRLPLAVITIAALLIIAIFNLTTERNKPANFTGSNNLSATTYFVNQTFGNTNHSCIEETYYAYCCILGFIACSVFLQMSFELKVLFLSIAVTVYLIIFNTLQHKDIYGNSTRFFIKEPRIMTNLYLVLFYITLVLLAKQIDYYCRLDCLWKNKFKKEHEQFETMENVNRLLLENVLPAHVAAYFIGEKRNEDWYHQSYDCVCVMFASVPDFKVFYTECDVNKEGLECLRLLNEIIADFDELLLKPKFSGVEKIKTIGSTYMAAAGLSVTPGQENNQDRERQHAHIGIMVEYGIALMSKLDGINRHSFNNFRLRVVFQTDQAPPRMGYFSSLEGASGRVQLDDFGGNERYR from the exons tcttcattGCAATCCTCGTCTGGACTACGCTCATTATAATCTTTTTTATTACTGCC GAAGCACATTCCCACCTCGCCTTCATCATCGCGGTGTGCGCTGCCCTGGCCGTGTTTGCAGTCATGTACTTGCTGCTGTGCATGGAATCCCTGTTCCGGAGGTGGCTGACCTTGTTTGGAGGGATGGTCTGGATCTGCTTCCTCACTGTGGGCTATGTGTCCCTTTTTGAGAAGGGGAGTGACTATCAGCTCTGGGAACAG gtgCCATTCTTCCTGTTCATAATCTTCACAGTTTATACCATGCTGCCCTTTGGGATGAGAGGTGCTGTCATAATTAGTGTTATTTCTGCTCTCTCCCATATTATTGTTCTAAGCACTGTGGTAAGTGTGACTTCTCAAGAAAATAAGGAATCCTTTCTATTTCAG CTCCTTGCCaatgctgtaatttttctttgtggcAACTTCGTGGGTGCATTTCACAAACGCCAAATGCAGGTTGCTTCGTGGGATTTGTACAGATACACCTTAAAGTGCATTCAGGTCCGAATGAAACTGAAGATTGAAAAGAGGCAACAA gaaaatttgcttttatCCATCCTGCCTGCTCATATCTCTATGGAAATGAAGCTGGCAATCATTGAGCGACTGAAGGAAACTAATGATAACAGGCAAATGCATGACAACAACTTCCACAGCCTATATGTAAAAAGGCACCAAAATGTTAG CATTCTTTATGCAGACATCGTAGGATTCACTCGCCTTGCCAGTGATTGCTCTCCTAAAGAACTTGTAGTGATGCTGAACGAACTCTTTGGAAAGTTTGATCAGATTGCAAAG GAGAATGAATGCATGAGAATAAAAATCCTGGGAGATTGTTACTACTGTGTCTCAGGCCTGCCTGTGTCCTTACCAGTCCATGCCAGGAACTGCGTTAAAATGGGGCTCGACATGTGCGAAGCAATAAA gCAGGTGAGAGAAGCCACGGGCGTGGACATCAACATGAGGGTGGGGATCCACTCCGGGAACGTGCTGTGCGGGGTGATCGGCCTGCGCAAGTGGCAGTACGACGTGTGGTCGCACGACGTGTCCCTGGCCAACCGCATGGAGTCCGCCGGAGTGCCGGG CCGTGTGCACATCACTGAAGCAACATTAAATCACCTAGGCAAAGCTTATGAAGTAGAGGAAGGGAATGGACACCTGAGGGATCCTTACCTTGAATCCATGAATATCAAAACCTACTTAGTGGTCGATCCAAGG TCCAAACAACGCCTGTCGAGCAGTCACCTGCCCAAAACCCGGGTGAACGACGGGCTGAAGATGCGCGCGTCGGTGCGGATGACGCGGTACCTGGAGTCCTGGGGCGCAGCGCGGCCCTTCGCCCACCTCAGCCACCGGGACAGCGTCAGCAGCGACTGCTCCGGCTCCCAGGGCCGGCGGAGGAAG GACATACCTTTGAGTTCTACTGGGCGCCAGAGAACTTCTGACAG AAATTCATCTCAGAAGGGAAGGATGGAGGAAGATATTTATGATGAAATGATGTCAACCATTGAAGGCCTCAATTCAACTAC cccGTGGTGTGGCAAATCAGACGACTTCTGTGGATTGTCACTGATCTTTGCAGAACCTGGTCTTGAAAAAGAG TATCGCAACATTCCTATTCTAAAACTCAAGAGTTACTTTGTGTGTGCCAGTTTTGTGTTCCTCTGTATATTTGTGATCCAGATGTTAATCATGCCCAA GACTGCAGAACTGGGAATTTCCTTTGGAGTTGTTGCAGTCATCATTGTGCTTATTTTGTTTGTATGCTTTGCTGAGAAATGTCTg AAATGCTGCTCAGATCAGTGGCCTCTCCTGCGCCATCTGTGTGCTGTCTCAGAAAAGGTGGAAACAATGCCTTTACTTAGGCTGCCTTTAGCAGTCATCACTATAGCTGCCTTGCTGATTATAGCCATTTTTAATTTG ACTACCGAAAGGAACAAACCTGCCAACTTTACTGGATCAAATAACCTGAGTGCTACCACCTAT TTTGTAAACCAGACTTTTGGAAACACAAACCATTCCTGCATAGAGGAAACA TATTATGCTTACTGCTGTATACTGGGGTTCATTGCCTGCTCGGTATTTCTTCAGATGAGCTTCGAACTCAAAGTTCTTTTCCTGTCCATCGCTGTGACTGTCTACCTCATCATTTTTAATACCCTTCAGCACAAAGACATCTATGGCAACAGTACCAG gtttttcatCAAAGAGCCAAGGATAATGACTAATTTATATCTGGTTCTGTTTTACATAACCCTAGTTTTACTTGCAAAACAG ATTGACTATTACTGTCGACTGGATTGTCTGTGGAAGAATAAGTTCAAAAAAGAACATGAACAATTTGAAACTATGGAGAATGTTAACAGGCTTTTGCTGGAAAATGTTCTTCCAGCACACGTTGCTGCATATTTCATTGGAGAAAAACGAAATGAG GACTGGTACCATCAATCCTACGACTGTGTCTGTGTCATGTTTGCATCGGTACCAGATTTTAAGGTGTTTTACACTGAATGTGATGTTAATAAAGAAGGCTTGGAATGCTTGAGGCTGTTAAATGAAATCATTGCTGATTTTGATGAG CTCTTGTTAAAACCTAAATTTAGTGgtgttgaaaaaataaaaacaattggAAGCACTTACATGGCAGCAGCCGGTCTCAGTGTTACACCAGGCCAGGAGAATAACCAG GATAGGGAAAGGCAGCACGCTCACATTGGGATTATGGTGGAGTATGGAATTGCCCTGATGAGTAAACTGGATGGCATCAACCGACATTCCTTCAACAATTTCCGCCTCCGTGTTG TTTTTCAGACAGACCAAGCTCCTCCACGGATGGGCTATTTCTCATCACTGGAAGGAGCATCAGGAAGAGTGCAGCTGGATGACTTTGGAGGAAATGAAAGATACAGATGA